A window from Ovis canadensis isolate MfBH-ARS-UI-01 breed Bighorn chromosome 4, ARS-UI_OviCan_v2, whole genome shotgun sequence encodes these proteins:
- the TMUB1 gene encoding transmembrane and ubiquitin-like domain-containing protein 1 isoform X2 — MALIEGVGDEVTILFSVLACLLVLALAWVSTHTAEGADPLPQPSGTPTPTQPSEAMAVMDSIRGEAPGAETPGLRHRGQVAPPEPGVGLAATPPPPDSPQEPLVLRLKFLNDSEQVARAWPHDTIGSLKRTQFPGREQHVRLIYQGQLLGDDTQTLGSLHLPPNCVLHCHVSTRVGPPLPPCPPGSEPGPSGLEVGSLLLPLLLLLLLLLWYCQIQYRPFFPLTATLGLAGFTLLLSLLAFAMYRP, encoded by the exons ATGGCCCTGATCGAAGGGGTAGGTGATGAGGTGACCATCCTTTTCTCGGTGCTTGCCTGCCTTCTGGTGCTGGCTCTCGCCTGGGTCTCAACGCACACTGCCGAGGGCGCCGATCCACTGCCCCAGCCGTCAGGGACCCCAACACCAACGCAGCCCAGCGAAGCCATGGCGGTCATGGACAGCATCAGAGGGGAGGCCCCAGGAGCTGAGACCCCCGGCCTGAGACACCGAGGTCAGGTGGCACCACCAGAACCCGGAGTGGGGCTCGCAGCAACGCCGCCACCTCCGGACTCCCCCCAGGAGCCCCTCGTACTTCGGCTGAAATTCCTCAACGATTCTGAGCAGGTGGCCAGAGCCTGGCCCCACGACACCATTGGCTCCCTGAAAAG GACCCAGTTTCCCGGCCGGGAACAGCACGTGCGACTCATCTACCAAGGGCAGCTACTAGGAGACGACACCCAGACCCTGGGCAGCCTTCACCTCCCTCCCAACTGTGTCCTCCACTGCCACGTGTCCACACGGGTGGGTCCCCCCCTCCCGCCCTGCCCACCGGGGTCCGAGCCAGGCCCCTCAGGGCTGGAAGTAGGCAGCCTGCTGctgcccctgctcctcctgctgctgcttctgctatgGTACTGCCAGATCCAGTACCGGCCCTTCTTTCCCCTGACCGCCACTCTGGGTCTGGCCGGCTTCACCCTGCTCCTCAGCCTCCTGGCCTTTGCCATGTACCGCCCGTAG
- the TMUB1 gene encoding transmembrane and ubiquitin-like domain-containing protein 1 isoform X1 produces MLRAAAAGKEGVPPGVCDLATSLPEVPEGPLWSWRSLAPGSVAGKAGAMALIEGVGDEVTILFSVLACLLVLALAWVSTHTAEGADPLPQPSGTPTPTQPSEAMAVMDSIRGEAPGAETPGLRHRGQVAPPEPGVGLAATPPPPDSPQEPLVLRLKFLNDSEQVARAWPHDTIGSLKRTQFPGREQHVRLIYQGQLLGDDTQTLGSLHLPPNCVLHCHVSTRVGPPLPPCPPGSEPGPSGLEVGSLLLPLLLLLLLLLWYCQIQYRPFFPLTATLGLAGFTLLLSLLAFAMYRP; encoded by the exons ATGctccgggcggcggcggcggggaagGAGGGGGTGCCTCCAGGTGTCTGCGACCTCGCCACCTCCCTCCCGGAAGTGCCCGAGGGTCCGCTATGGAGCTGGCGGAGCCTGGCG CCCGGTAGCGTGGCAGGCAAGGCAGGTGCCATGGCCCTGATCGAAGGGGTAGGTGATGAGGTGACCATCCTTTTCTCGGTGCTTGCCTGCCTTCTGGTGCTGGCTCTCGCCTGGGTCTCAACGCACACTGCCGAGGGCGCCGATCCACTGCCCCAGCCGTCAGGGACCCCAACACCAACGCAGCCCAGCGAAGCCATGGCGGTCATGGACAGCATCAGAGGGGAGGCCCCAGGAGCTGAGACCCCCGGCCTGAGACACCGAGGTCAGGTGGCACCACCAGAACCCGGAGTGGGGCTCGCAGCAACGCCGCCACCTCCGGACTCCCCCCAGGAGCCCCTCGTACTTCGGCTGAAATTCCTCAACGATTCTGAGCAGGTGGCCAGAGCCTGGCCCCACGACACCATTGGCTCCCTGAAAAG GACCCAGTTTCCCGGCCGGGAACAGCACGTGCGACTCATCTACCAAGGGCAGCTACTAGGAGACGACACCCAGACCCTGGGCAGCCTTCACCTCCCTCCCAACTGTGTCCTCCACTGCCACGTGTCCACACGGGTGGGTCCCCCCCTCCCGCCCTGCCCACCGGGGTCCGAGCCAGGCCCCTCAGGGCTGGAAGTAGGCAGCCTGCTGctgcccctgctcctcctgctgctgcttctgctatgGTACTGCCAGATCCAGTACCGGCCCTTCTTTCCCCTGACCGCCACTCTGGGTCTGGCCGGCTTCACCCTGCTCCTCAGCCTCCTGGCCTTTGCCATGTACCGCCCGTAG